Proteins from a genomic interval of Marmota flaviventris isolate mMarFla1 chromosome 8, mMarFla1.hap1, whole genome shotgun sequence:
- the Mrpl39 gene encoding large ribosomal subunit protein mL39, whose amino-acid sequence MRPHVAVRRQSAGPGTKLSYGTSARIPSSRGRRPEADLRAAVPVPAMEAMAATVRGLRLWRAASGGRTGWRFIATSPAVQLSPTELTEMRNDLFNKEKKRQLSLTPRTEKIEVKHVGKTDSGTVFVMNKNISTPYSCAMHLSEWYCRKSILALVDGQPWEMYKPLTKSCEIKFLTFKDRDPREVNKAYWRSCAMMMGCVIERAFKDEYVVSLVRAPEVPVIAGAFCYDVVLDKRLDEWMPTKENLRSFTKDAHALIYKDLPFETLDVDAKVALEMFQHNKYKIDFIEEKASQNPERIVKLHRIGDFIDVSEGPLIPRTSICFQYEVSAVHNLQPTEPSLVRRFQGLSLPVHLRAHFTIWDKLLERSRKMVTEDQTKPTEENVST is encoded by the exons ATGCGCCCCCACGTGGCGGTGCGCCGCCAGAGCGCCGGCCCCGGAACCAAATTGTCTTACGGAACCTCAGCGCGCATTCCCAGTTCCCGCGGGAGGAGGCCGGAGGCGGACCTGCGCGCCGCGGTTCCCGTACCCGCTATGGAAGCGATGGCTGCTACCGTCCGGGGACTGCGGCTTTGGCGAGCCGCCTCAGGCGGCCGGACTGGTTGGA GATTTATAGCAACATCACCTGCAGTTCAACTGTCACCTACCGAGCTGACAGAAATGCGGAATGACCtctttaataaagagaaaaagagacagtTATCACTGACTCCCCGAACTGAGAAGATTGAAGTTAAACATGTTGGAAAAACTGATTCCGGCACAGTTTTTGTgatgaataaaaacatttcaactCCTTACAGTTGTGCCATGC ATTTGAGTGAGTGGTACTGCAGGAAGTCCATTCTGGCTCTTGTGGACGGACAGCCTTGGGAAATGTATAAGCCTTTGACCAAGTCCTGTGAAATTAAATTTCTTACTTTCAAAGATCGTGATCCAAGAGAAGTAAataag gcttATTGGCGTTCTTGTGCCATGATGATGGGCTGTGTAATAGAGAGGGCATTCAAAGATGAGTATGTGGTCAGTTTGGTCAGAGCTCCAGAAGTTCCTg TAATTGCTGGTGCATTCTGCTATGATGTAGTTTTGGATAAGAGACTAGATGAGTGGATGCCAACAAAA gagaACTTACGTTCTTTCACAAAAGATGCTCATGCTTTAATTTATAAAGATCTTCCATTTGAAACTCTGGACGTTGATGCAAAAGTGGCATTAGAAATGTTTCAACACAACAA GTACAAAATAGATTTTATAGAAGAGAAGGCATCTCAGAACCCTGAAAGAATTGTAAAGCTACATAG AATTGGTGATTTCATTGATGTGAGCGAGGGCCCTCTTATTCCAAGAACAAGTATTTGCTTCCAGTATGAAGTGTCAGCAGTTCACAATCTTCAACCCACTGAGCCAAGTCTTGTAAGAAGATTCCAGGGTCTGTCTTTACCCGTTCATTTAAGA gcACATTTTACAATATGGGATAAGCTATTGGAAAGATCTCGGAAAATG GTAACTGAAGATCAAACTAAACCAACAGAGGAAAATGTGTCTACCTAA